From one Culex quinquefasciatus strain JHB chromosome 3, VPISU_Cqui_1.0_pri_paternal, whole genome shotgun sequence genomic stretch:
- the LOC119769467 gene encoding uncharacterized protein LOC119769467 — translation MMPIANSREPPCRRCCVPDVYTMWSYCRCRSGLPDANATRNVRLSSGSTKISHQYRQECREVYAARLQQLRQVQLAAQEALATKQREWIENQARIKRDYEIAKAELQQKIEVCENSFRLREEQILGRFEVRGTVTQQSAENRGNEELIRARRCESSDSKIEPAKTNKQSGQDNQATTTSGGGAGVDNIEKPAGKTTSDRAFAGVSRIDADLLSTLGESTGRRWEAVTELAVSTLPFTHPSTVRTCSNVIETHNTISSFASKTNSEESCLQLAVGQQEVEFEGLVSSKKCGLDQLMLVNREPVEQIFSVQQEQRSIRDQESLDLDAQCSPRSRNQQLPPLHESGSQLVVCWMALRGRLIPKSELHDDPLFISTVINIDRWYGYSGAENCEKTKKLIGHSRQNERGARSPSLERWEGTGGVSTIRHDRLDKLIVPPKQGAQLNAVPRASAMIEICALELTRAKRSGISLARWLPKLRQENFQWFQIEPGGKTPVDADSSETRSNQYHRRQ, via the coding sequence ATGATGCCGATTGCGAACAGCCGGGAACCTCCCTGCCGGAGATGCTGTGTACCGGATGTGTACACGATGTGGAGCTACTGTCGATGCCGGTCGGGGTTGCCAGACGCAAACGCTACCAGGAACGTCCGTTTGTCAAGCGGTTCGACCAAAATTAGCCACCAGTATCGCCAGGAATGCAGGGAAGTTTACGCGGCACGACTCCAACAACTACGCCAGGTTCAACTTGCTGCCCAGGAGGCGTTGGCCACTAAGCAGCGGGAATGGATCGAGAATCAGGCGCGAATTAAACGTGACTACGAAATTGCGAAGGCAGAGTTGCAACAGAAGATAGAGGTTTGTGAAAACTCCTTCCGATTGCGAGAAGAGCAGATTTTGGGACGTTTTGAGGTTAGAGGCACGGTGACACAGCAGAGTGCGGAAAATAGAGGGAACGAAGAGCTGATTCGGGCTCGACGTTGCGAGTCTTCCGATTCGAAGATAGAGCCAGCGAAGACAAACAAACAATCTGGTCAGGACAACCAGGCTACTACGACATCTGGAGGTGGCGCCGGGGTGGACAACATTGAGAAACCAGCCGGCAAAACCACTTCGGATAGGGCGTTTGCTGGTGTGTCACGAATTGATGCGGATTTGTTGTCAACATTGGGTGAATCTACAGGTCGAAGATGGGAAGCCGTAACAGAGTTAGCCGTCAGCACGCTACCCTTTACTCACCCGTCTACTGTGCGAACGTGCTCAAACGTCATCGAGACTCACAACACTATCAGCAGCTTTGCGAGCAAAACAAACAGCGAAGAAAGTTGTTTACAATTAGCGGTAGGCCAGCAGGAGGTGGAATTCGAAGGGCTGGTGTCGTCGAAAAAGTGCGGTCTTGATCAGCTGATGCTGGTAAATCGAGAACCTGTAGAGCAGATATTCAGTGTCCAGCAAGAACAGCGATCGATTCGGGACCAAGAATCACTAGATCTGGACGCGCAATGTTCGCCGAGGTCAAGAAACCAGCAACTACCACCTCTGCACGAATCTGGATCACAGCTTGTCGTGTGTTGGATGGCACTGCGAGGGCGGTTAATCCCAAAAAGTGAACTTCACGATGACCCACTGTTTATCAGCACGGTGATCAACATCGATCGATGGTATGGATACTCTGGTGCCGAGAACTGTGAGAAAACAAAGAAGTTGATTGGACACTCAAGGCAGAATGAACGCGGAGCGCGTTCACCGAGTTTAGAGCGATGGGAAGGGACTGGTGGAGTCTCGACGATAAGGCACGATCGGCTTGACAAACTTATCGTGCCCCCGAAGCAAGGAGCACAGCTGAATGCTGTTCCACGCGCGTCTGCAATGATCGAAATTTGCGCTCTGGAACTAACTAGAGCGAAGCGGAGCGGAATCTCACTGGCCCGCTGGTTACCGAAACTTAGGCAGGAGAATTTCCAGTGGTTCCAAATCGAGCCCGGTGGGAAGACACCGGTTGATGCTGATTCATCGGAAACCAGATCGAATCAGTACCATCGGCGGCAATGA